The DNA segment TACCTGTTTCCCGGTGTTCttctgtatatctttaagggagttatttatgtcctttaagtcctctatcatcatcatgagatgtgattttaaatcagagtcttacttttctggtgttttgtggTACCctgggctcactgtggtgggagaactggtgtCTGATGATGCCTTAtaatagccttggtttctgttgcttatgttcttctgttttcctttcttcatgtGGTTATATGTGCTGTTAACTTGTTTTGGTGTCCCTGACTGGAgactgtccctcctgtgagccttgTTTTGTTGGACTTCCTTGGATCAGGCTGTCTCTTAGTATGAGAGGAAGTCTTATGAACCTGATTTATGAGTCTAGCTGTGTCAGAACTCATTAGGGTCAAGCTGTCACTGAGTGTGAAAGGTGTCGCGGAAATGGTTGGAGGATAGCATGTGCTCTCAGGGgcagattggaaaggaaggaagttATGTCTCTGGCAGGGTAGGAGGTTCTTTGTCTTCTGGACCCAATATGATCCCAATTAGGCAAGATATTGTTGCTTCAGTGTGGGACTCATATATGAGCTTGGGTGTGTCCCAACTTCTGGGGTCAATTCGTCTCTGGTTATGGGTTGGTTTAGGTGGTCTTTTGCACTATATCGTCTTGGGCATAGAACAAAAGGTGTTATTTTGATGTATATTTCTGGCCTTTTTCTgtcacattttgttttatattccatTCTGTGAGTGTTCTTCTTCTTCCATACACTCATATATTCATTACCTTGTATATAGGGGCATAGAGAGAGTGCTTCAGTCATAGACTGAGCCCTCAAGCCATAAGACTCAATAATCCTTATTCTCTTCATATGATAATCAAAAGCTTGTGACTTGTAATgcatttcagaaaaagaaaagaaaagaaagaaaccaccaacaacaaaacatcaataatgaaaaccccaaaccccaaactcaaagaccaaaatcaaaaccagaacagACAAACCTCAAATTTGTATTGATATCATATGTCTACTAGggcatattaaattaaaataaaatgccagagattgatcaatacagatgtggatgcactcagccaaccactggattgAGTGTGTAGACCCTAATGGAggtgttaggggaaggactgaaggagccgaaggggtttgcaaccccataggaagaacagagtaccaaccaaccagactccccaaagctcccagggactaaaccaccaaccaaggagtatacatggagtgacccataACTCCAggtgcatgtgtagcagaggattgccttatcaaTTGGATGgggacccttggtcctgtggaggctagatgACCCAAgtaggggaatactagggtgCTGAGTGAAACTGAGTGGTTGGGTGGGgcagcaccctcataaaagcatgGTGATGAGCTGGGATTTTTTTGGAGGTGAAACTAAGAggggatataacatttgaaatgtaaataaataaagtaaccaataaaaaataataacacgAAAGAAAAATAGGCCAAAAtacgaaaaaacaaaacaaaacaaaacaaaacaacaaaaaaaacaaaataaaaaacccaccTCTAcctcaaataaaatacaatgttgtATGTTTATTGGAGCATTAGAGCATTCAGTACAAAGAAAATCTAAGCTTTCTATAATGGAGAAATGGATTTTGACATTGTGATAATCACACACAACAGGTtatcctgccctgccctgcaggGATAATCAGAGGGGACCTATGACAGGGGAAAAAGAGTGGGAGGGACAAGAAGCATGAAGAATGAAAGCAAGACAATTTAACTGATCAAGTTCTGAAAAACTTTATTCTGGGATGGCAGTATAAGAAAGAGGAGGCTTCATGGGAAGGGGGAAGAGCCCAGgtgctctctgaaggtcaggtggctaTCTTCAGATTTTTGAACCAATGGTCACAGTGCCCTCTCTACCAAAAATCATTCTTTCTGTTCTGACAATGAATGTTCTCTCAGTGCTGTTTATGTAAGCAAAAATTTTCCACAAGGCCATgactgaggccatggctcccagcaTTATCCCTCAACTGTTGAAAGAGGAGTTCTTGTCTTTGGTTACAATATGGGTGGACTTAGTCCCTAATATTTGTataatatctcaaaataaaataactaactgGACAATAAGGATATAAAACATGAGCCTAGGAAAATTTTTGACACTCAGACCTTAACATTTTGCCCTTTATCCTAAAATGTCATGTATATTTCACAATGTAAAACGTATGTAGTCCATCTTCAAAAGTCACAAAATACTTACATTTTCAACATTGTTTCGAAGTCCAAGTTCAATAAGAGGACGAGGTGGAGGGTAGAATTTGGGGAAGGACAAGGATAATACTATAGGCCTTTGATAAGCTATATTAACAGCtattgctttctattattttacttctgtatacatttatatttatatgtataaatgaatttaaatggtTTTAACACTTAACCAAAGTGGAAGTATGAACAATGTAGGGAGAAAATATTGCTTAACCTCAGATATGTATGGACCGTATTTTTAAGCATCATTATGTATAGACAGACTACATGAAATCTCATTAACATatggtttatattttatagtGTCAATATGTGGAGAGAAACTACATGATATGTTAGTGGCTACTAAATATTTGTGGTAGGAAATTGTGAAAATGTCAAAAATGTAAACTGTatgtataagagaaaatataatttacaacACAACCTCTCTATGTGGTAATAGTACATTACATTCGAAAAAATTTCCTAAAGAAGTAGTTTttactaaatggagaaaaaatagTAGATGATATACTCTTAATTTgcacttttaattttacattgaGGAACAAATATGAACAGTACTGGCTTCCAAGTCATAGTTATGAATTGAGGTACAGTGAGAATAAACAGAAGCAAGGAAGTATTTTACATCTTGATTAGGTTTGGAGTCAAGTAGTCTATTTATTCAAGCAAATATTCTGAACTATGAATTTATTTAATCTGCACATATCAATTTTATTAATTAcacattaatttataaaatacagcaGCATTTAAGATTGAAGTATTATTTTATAGGAATTGTCATCTAATTCAAGATATTATTTAGGTTTATCTGCAAATCTcctgatttcatttttccttacagCTGAATGGTATTTGGTTGTAAATGTACACATGTTAATTTTCCTGTCATCAATTGAAGGCATTTGGATTACCTACTTCACATCTATTGTGAAAAAGGCAGCAATGAACACTGATGAACAAGTTTCTATGAAATAGAATGTTCAGTTCTTTGGTCATATGTCAGTGAGTAGTACAGCTGAGTTATATAATGGGTACAGTTTTAGTCCTTTGAAGATTCTCCATCTTGTTTTACAGAGTGGCAAACTACCAAGATTGAAATCGGGATCAGCTTTCTCTGCCACCATGACAgaatttgttgtcatttgtttgttgATTTCAGGCATATTGTCTGAGGTGACATGAAATGTCAAAGttgttttagtttgcatttttccTATTGCTAAGGATGATAAATGGCTTTTCAAGATtttattaacaatttttatttaatctccCGGGAACTCCATGTTTATGTCCAAGCCCATTTTTCAAATGGTAATTTGGttctttgctctttgtttttgtaattctttatatGTTCTGAGTGCTAATCCTCTGTCAGATACATAACTGGCAGAGATTATCTcccattctgtttctttcttctttacttgGCTGATTGCTTCTTAGCTGTGAAGAAGTGTTTTGCTTTTATGAATACCCACTTATCAATTGTTTGCCTCAATTTCTTTACAAATGGAGTACTgcccagaaagaaaaatgctacATAATGACTCTTATTTATAGTTCCAAGTtctaaatccatatatatatatatatatatatatatatatatatatNNNNNNNNNNNNNNNNNNNNNNNNNNNNNNNNNNNatatatatatatatatatatatatatatatatattatataaatccatatatatatatatatatatatatatatatatatatatattctaacaaaacagaaaaatataaaggaaccATATACTGGGGGCTTGGGAAGGAATAGCAGGATATAGATAATATGAAATGGGAAAACgaacaatatatattatacatgcatatgaacatatattcacatatacatatcttAAAGAAAGTTAAGCTACTCAGGCTGACAGTAATCTTCAAAAGAAACAGTTCAAGGCATTAGAAGTCTCTCTTTGATTGATTAGACACAGCACTCCCTGTGATTACCAAAGCAATATAGATTATAGAAGTAACCCACGGTTGAAGGTGGAACCCATTGCTGACCACCTCACATTTAGGACAAAAGACTTAGATGTTCCAAGCTTGATCTGACCACTTTCTTGCAATCTAGCTTCCATTGTTCCAAAAAATTCTATGCAGGCTGCCAAGGGGAAGAAGCAGTAAAGCCATCCTAACAAGCTTCAATACCTAGGAATGGTGAAAAATACCAGAATGGCAAGATATCCATAAAGTTATAAACAGAGTCACATGTCAGTGGCAACCAAAAGCCCTCTAATTGGATTTAAAGCTCATAGGACAAGAGGGAATTCATGTCTAGGACTAGAAATCTTGGCAGCTTCCTGGGGATAGAATCCTTTGAAAGGTATATATTACTATCACTTTGTTAGATCAGCATAATTCCTTACTATATTCTAAATCTTATTCTTATTCCATAGTTAAGTGTAGCTACCAACACCCattaaagaagcttctctttatagCTAATGGAGACCATCACATGAAACTGTACCTGAACACAatacatagattaacagactgtgAATATCCAAGCCCAATGAACATATGTTCATCACAGCTCCTATATCTATGCCTGAAAAAATATCATGGAAGTTGTTGCATAAAGATTAaaagagccagaataccaggaagtctgctgtgaagtTGTCAGTACTTGGAATAGCTGTATAAATAAGTAATGGCAGTATTAATAGACATGTCAAtgtgaaaggagaaaaattttaaagtgtctCGCCCcaagacaaagaactacaggtaagcAGTGACTACTGGGAAAAGGAGAATTAACCTCTCCCAAGGATAAGCTCCTTATTGGTTGTCAAATGCAGGATTGTCAACCTTGAAATATACACAAACTATAGAAATAGCCTCAACAGGTgtctttacatatgtatatattcatatatagtttatatatgtgtgtatataacactaataatcaaaacagaatCTCTTTACTAAGGAATGGAGACATAGAAAGGGCTTAAGGGATGGTGGTTGGGAATGgctagagggaagaaagagaaaggagatagtgatatcattatattttaaagaaaatatttcaaaatgaaaatgtagaaacATGCATAATTCAAGTTATGAATGCTACATATTCCTGGAAAAATGTATGTTGAGGGACATTCAATTCCAAGAGAAAGTAAGTTCAATAACAGCgaaattttttttcatgatggaTTAAACAGTCATAGAAAGAGAATCATGACAAAGACAAAGGATGAAGACATAACCATGAAATGTGAACCAAGGCCCTCTGAAAGAGAGAAACTGGACACAGTCTCACTCTACCTTTGAGTATGCTTGAATGTGGGTATATAAAACCTGTCATTATTCTTCCAGGGGACAAAAATGGCAGCTACTTGAAGTGGAAGACTCCAGTGGGTGAATGGAGGTTTAGAAGAGGCCATCTTAAAGGGGGTTGTTTACTAAGTGGTTtacataagaaatatttttaaattatgcacatGTTCTAAAGTGTAAGGATTTTGAAGGAACTGGAATTGTAgatatttctattaatttcttTTAGTATTTAGATAAAACAACTTGTAAATAATTGAGACATTTCCTTAAAATACACTATTTGTTTAATCTTTATCAAGTTTAATGACCAAAGAAATTCTGATCTTTCTTGCATGAACTTGATCCTTGTTCTGAGGGAGGAATTTGTTCACAGTGGGTCTGTTCTGGCCCCAAGTGATTACAAGGGTTACATCATGAAGAGAAGCAATGAGCCCCACATAAGGCAGGTTTATGGTGCTTCAGTTAGTTTCTGTATAACAAGTCCATTTCTCTCAATTTCTGTAAAATGACTATTTTCTCTACAAATTGAACAAGGTTGGGAAAAATGCCTACATAGATAAAGGCAATATTGACTCTCCAAGAAACCATGTCTGATTAAGGACTCACTTAACTACTGCACTAGACTGTTTCCAGTTCCACAGACCTTTGTGAAGGacccctctctccactcccttcCTCAGGAGTGTCCTGCATGGCTCTCTGCAGAAGTAGCTTCAGAGACTGACATTGCAACCTGTGGTGCCTAATGCAGCCAACAAGGAAGTAAATGATGGGATTGGCACAACTGTTAATAAAGGACAGGAATTCTAAAATTCTATAAACATTGATTGAGGAAGTAACATAATATCCTATAATCCCTTCCCAGATGTTTTGGAAGATCCCAAAGGGCATACCAAAGAATATGAAGACCACCACTGTGAGTGCAATGGTAGCAAACAATCTGGTCACAGGTATCCTGTGTGATCCACAGACAATCTTGACCAACAGGGCCAGACAGGACACAGAAAGAACcacaaataaccctattataaATGCAGCAGTGATAAAGGTCAAAGTAGTACAGAAATGATGTTCAAAATAATCGAACAGATAGCCACAGCCTATCATTCTCAAGAGGCTCAAAAGTAGAGAGAAAGCCCAGAGCAGAGCACACACGATGGCTGACATGTGTCTTGGTCTTTGGCAGTGATACCAGATGGGCCACATAACAGAGAGGCAGCGCTCAGCACTGATGGCTGCAATCATACACAAACCAACAAGGTAAGCAAATATTGATACAGtgaagaaaaactcaaagaagCTGAAATATAACTGAAGGACACACAACGGGTAAGACAAAATCTTAGTGCAAAGATAAAGGAAATCAGCACCAGCCAGGTTGAGGACATAGACGGAGAAAGCATTCTTATGCAGGTGGAAGGCTAGAAGCCATACCACTGTGGCATTTCCTGCCAGGCCAACCATGGCAATGatgactttaagaaaaaaaaaggtattgaACCTGATGCTACAGGAGACCATTTCAGTGTAACTTCCATTTTCAGCTATGCTGTCAAAGTTCCAGACAATTGTGCCTGTATCCATGCTTAGGAATTTTCCACTGGCACTCCTGCAAAGAAATAGAGATATTAATACATGATAGACTCTGTCAGGACCAAGTGACTGGGTGGGAATGTCTGGTACAAGTCCATAAAAAAGGGAGAAACAGGATCATAATGATTAAGTAATTTACCAACCTTCCAGAAGCACTACAAATGTCATTAAAATCAAGTTTGTACTATTTGGTCTATCTGCAGACCTATTTTATGTTATGCTAGGaagagaaagaactctgaaacCCACATTCTTTCTGTTCTAGGGCTGAGATTTCTTCTCAGGTGTAGGAAAATGGAAGCTGTTAGCACAAGTTATATTTTCTCCCAGTAACTGAAAGGACACTATCAAACAGGCAAAATGGAATCATGAATGTTTGTCATGAAGGGAATGGTACTTGCTATGAAGAACTGTAGGTGAATGGCCATGTTTCTTATGCTAGGAAGGCTTGgtgcttatttaaaaattttaaaacacaaagcagagaagcCTCGAGGGACCTCACATActtttctgttagtttttatATCACCAATATCCTGTCCTCTTCCGGGGTTCATTGGAAAACTAATAACTGTAATGAACAAGCCAGACCTTCAAGAGTAGTTGACAAATTGTAGtaaattttgttcttgttgtGACTTGTACCTTCATGAAATGCACATGTCTCTTGCATGAGAAGTGTGAGCTGTGCTGCAGAGAAAACAGAGCACCTCCATTTGGGAAAAGTAGCTCAATCCCTGAGAAGAGCTGTGAGATCTCTAAATGGATGCAAACAATCTGGAAAAGAGAGCATCTGGACAGGCAGCATCATGTAGAGCTTTCTGTCCATTCTACTCTCCCATACAAACATCCTTTATAATAATCTCTTTCTCACCCATAAAGTGACAGAAACATTTGAAGTAAAGACAAACTACCCTGGTATTACCCTTTGATTACCACACCAATCACCAGTACAGAATGATGGCAGTTCCTGTGCTTGCCTGCAGAGTGTCCCTTATAGAGCTTTGCTTCACAGGATCCTTCTGGCTAACTTTTTATCCAAGACAAAAGCCTTCATGAAAGATACATCATCAGAGGATGCTCAGGCGAAGCATCTACCCAGAAGCCCTAGCAAACTGATCTCACACAAGAGCTTCGAAGGTTTTCAAATTTATCAATTTATCAAATTtatcaattttcaaattcatcaatTCTTGTTATTATACCACaagtcattggagttctgttcagaaaatttccccctgtgccaatgagttcaaggctctttcccattttctcttctattatatacagtgtgtctggttttgttgaggtcattgatccacttggatttgagctttgtacaaggtgatgaATAtcggtctattttcattcttctacatacagacaacaagttagaccagcaccatttattgaagatgctttctcttttccattgtatatttttggcatctttgtcaaagatcaagtgatagtacttgtgtggttttatttctgcatcttcaattcCATTGCATTgaccaacatgtctgtctctgcaccataccatgcagtttttaatcactattgctctgtagtaaagcttgaggtcagggatggtgatttcctcagctgttcttttattgttaagaattgcttTTGCTATTCTTGGTTTTTgcctttctagatgaatttgagaaatactctctccatgtctttgaagaattgtgctgggatttgctggggattgcattgaatctagagattgcctttggtaggatagccatttttactatgttaagtctgccaattcatgagcatgggagatctctccactttttgagatcttctttgatttctttcttgagagacttgtaGTTATtgttatacaggtctttcacttgtttagttaaaGTTGcccaaagatattttatactatttgtggctattgtgaaatgaattatttctctaatttcttcctcagcctctttatcttttatataaggaaggctactgatttatttgagttaattttatatccagccccTTCGCTGacattgtttatcagctggagaagttctctggtagaatttttggggtcgctatctatac comes from the Mus pahari chromosome 19, PAHARI_EIJ_v1.1, whole genome shotgun sequence genome and includes:
- the LOC110337153 gene encoding mas-related G-protein coupled receptor member B4-like, which encodes MDTGTIVWNFDSIAENGSYTEMVSCSIRFNTFFFLKVIIAMVGLAGNATVVWLLAFHLHKNAFSVYVLNLAGADFLYLCTKILSYPLCVLQLYFSFFEFFFTVSIFAYLVGLCMIAAISAERCLSVMWPIWYHCQRPRHMSAIVCALLWAFSLLLSLLRMIGCGYLFDYFEHHFCTTLTFITAAFIIGLFVVLSVSCLALLVKIVCGSHRIPVTRLFATIALTVVVFIFFGMPFGIFQNIWEGIIGYYVTSSINVYRILEFLSFINSCANPIIYFLVGCIRHHRLQCQSLKLLLQRAMQDTPEEGSGERGPSQRSVELETV